One Pueribacillus theae genomic window, CAGCATCCTGGTGCTGCCCTTTTCCTGCAATTGCAATGGAAAGTGTTAAACCACGTGCACCCTCGCCTCTTAAAAATACGGCAGGATATTTCATCGTAAGTTTTGAACCAATATTGCCGTCGATCCATTCCATCGTTGCGTTTTCATCACATACTGCGCGCTTTGTCACTAGGTTAAACACATTGTTGGCCCAGTTCTGGATCGTTGTGTAACGGCAGTATCCGTCCTTTTTCACGATGATCTCAACGACAGCGCTGTGAAGGGAGTTCGTTGTATAAACAGGTGCCGTACAGCCTTCTACATAATGGACAGAAGCCCCTTCATCAACGATGATAAGCGTTCTTTCAAATTGCCCCATATTTTCCGAATTGATTCGAAAATAGGCTTGGAGAGGTGTTTCACACTTCACGCCTTTTGGAACATAGATGAAGGAACCGCCTGACCATACAGCTGAATTTAACGCAGCAAATTTGTTATCTGATGGAGGTACAGTTTTTCCGAAATGTTCTCTAAAGATGTCTTCATTTTCTTTTAGGGCGGAATCTGTGTCTTTAAAGACGATTCCCATGTCTTCCAAGTCTTTTTTCATGTTATGGTAGACAACTTCAGATTCATACTGGGCTGATACGCCTGCCAAGTACTTTTGCTCCGCTTCCGGAATTCCAAGTTTATCAAATGTACGCTTAATTTCTTCCGGAACTTCATCCCATGAGCGTTCCGATTTTTCGGATGGTTTCACGTAATACGTAATTTCATCGAAGTTTAAATCGGATAAGTCGCCGCCCCATTGCGGCATCGGCATTTTATAAAATTGATCAAGCGATTTCAAGCGAAATTCGAGCATCCATTCAGGCTCATTTTTCATTCTCGAAATTTCTTCGACAATTTCACGGGTTAATCCGCGTTCCGAACGGAAAATAGAAACGTCTTTATCTCGAAAACCATATTTGTATTCGCCAATTTCAGGCATTTTTTTAGCCATTATTATTCCTCCTTTTCTAATTTAAAACAAGGAGCCCGTTATACTTCATTACTCTTCGTTTTGAAGGCCTTTCTCCATTGCCTTCCAAGCTAGTGTAGCACATTTTATCCTCGCCGGAAACTTAGAAACACCTTGAAGTGCTTCGATGTCCCCTAAATCAAGGTTACCGGATGCATAATCCTTCCCTTGAATCATTTCCGAAAATACGCCTGACATTTTAAGCGCGTCTTCAACAGGAAGGCCTTTAATGGCTTCCGTCATCATTGAAGCAGAAGAAAGGCTGATCGAACAGCCTTCACCACTGAATTTAGCATCCGCCACCTTGCCGTCTTCAACTTTTAAATGGAGTTGTATCCGATCCCCGCAAGTCGGGTTATTCATATTTATTGTGATTGCATCGTCCTCAAGCGAACCGTGGTTTCTCGGGTTTTTGTAATGATCCATGATCACTTGCCTGTAAAGCTGATCAAGATTATTAAAAGACATCACCGAAATACTCCTTCGTTTTAACTAGCGCATTAGCTAGAGAATCAATATCTTCTTTCGTGTTGTACAGATAGAAGCTTGCTCTTGCAGTCGCTGTCACATCAAGCCATTTCATAAGAGGCTGTGCGCAATGGTGCCCCGCCCGAATAGCGATTCCTTCTTGGTCAACGACTGTCGCCAAGTCATGTGGATGAACACCTTCAAGGTTAAATGTTACAATCCCTGCACGTTCTCTCGGTCCGTATACTTGAAAGCCTTCGATGCTTTCCAAACGGTTCAGCGCATAGTCGGCAAGCTCATGTTCATAAGCCGCGATTTCATCCAATCCAATATCTTCAAGAAAATCAATTGCCGCGCCTAAGCCGATAGCCCCTGCAATAATCGGTGTTCCGCCTTCAAACTTCCATGGAAGCTCTTTCCACGTGGAATCATATAGTTCAACGAAATCAATCATCTCACCGCCAAATTCAACCGGCTCCATGTTCTCTAGATGCTCTTTTTTGCCGTATAGGACACCAATTCCTGTAGGTCCACACATTTTGTGGCCTGAAAACGCAAAAAAATCACAGTCTAATTCTTCAACATCCACTTTCATATGCGGGGCACTTTGCGCACCATCGACAACGCATACCGCCCCATGTTCATGGGCAATCTTCGTCACTTCTTTGATTGGATTAATCGAACCAAGTACGTTGGAGACTTGTGTCATTGCAACGATTTTCGTTTTGTTTGTCACCGAATCCTGAACATCGTCTAAGCTGATTGTGCCGTCTTGTTGAAGTGGAATATATTTTAACGTGGCGCCAGTTGCCTTGGCTGCCTGCTGCCATGGAATGATGTTGCTATGGTGCTCCATTGGCGTTAATACGATCTCGTCGCCTTCTTGTAAATTGGCTCTCGCATAGCTCCAAGCAACAATGTTAAGAGAAGTTGTCGTGCCCCGGGTAAAAATAATTTCCTCAACCGAGGCCGCATTAATAAATTTTCGAACCTTCTCCCGCGAACCTTCGTATGCATCGGTCGCTTTTGTTCCAAGTGTATGAACGCCTCGGTGGACATTTGAATTGTAGCCCTTGTAGTATTCAGACAATACATCAATGACTTGAACCGGCTTTTGGGAAGTCGCAGAACTATCGAGGTATACAAGGGGCTGTCCATTTACCTCTTGATTCAGAATCGGAAACAATTGGCGTATTTCTTTGGCATTCATTATTGAATTTTCCTTTCAATTAAACCGACCAAAGCTTGTTTAACCCCTTCAATTGGCAACGTTGCAACAACTGGCTCCAAAAAGCCGTGAACAATCAGGCGTTGCGCTTCCAAACGATCGATTCCTCTGCTCATAAGATAATAAAGCTGCAAATCATCGACTCTGCCAACTGAAGCAGCATGGCCCGCTGTTACATCATCTTCGTCAATGAGCAAGATTGGGTTTGCATCACCGCGCGCTTTTTCACTAAGCATCAGAATACGTGAAGTTTGCTCGGCATTCGATTTCGTACCGCCATGGTGAATCTTGCCAATTCCGTTAAAGACGCCTGTTGCGCTGTCTTTCATAACCCCATGGGCAAAAATTTGTCCGTCAGAATGTTTTCCAATTTGATCAACACGGACAAGAAAGTTTTGTATCTGTTTCCCGCGGCCAATTGTCACCATTTTGGCATCAGCGGATGAACCGTCGCCAATACATTCTGTCCAGTTTTCCGATACAGTATTTCCATCATTCATTTGTCCAAGCGCCCATTCGATTCTTCCGTCTTTTGAAACCATTCCCGTTCGATTAATATAAGAAGTCACAGAACTTCCTAAATTGTCGACTGCACCGTAACGGATAAGGGCATTTGGGCCTGCAAACACTTCCGCAATAATCGTTGCAACAGATTCCTTGCCTGATCCTGTTGATAAATAGTTTTCAACGTAAGTAACGGAACTATTATCTTCCGCTACGATTAACACATGGTTAAATAATCCCGAAGCAGGATCTTCCTGCCAATAGACTGCTTGCAATGGGACTTCTATTTCAACATTTTTAGGAACATAAAGGAACGTTCCGCCGTTTAACAATGCGGCATGCATTGCTGTTAAACGGTGTTTATCAATTTTAACAGCCTCTGTCATGAAATATTTTTTTACAAGTTCACTATGCTCTTGGAAGGCTGTCCTAAGATCTGTGAAAATAACACCTTTATTTTTCAGTTCTTCGGAAAGCTGTTTAAATGCAACCGTGGCATTGCGCTGAACAATAATATTTCCTTCAGGCTGCTCCTCGTCTAGCAGCTCTTTCACTTCTTGAGGCAATTCCTGAAGCGTTCCAACCGCCTCAGCAGCCACTTGATGTTCAAAAGACGTGTAATTCCAATTATCTATTTTCGTTTTGTCGGGTTTTGGCATCGCGAGTTCGTTTGAAAGCTTCAGCCCGCGAATACGAAGCTCCAGCAACCATTCCGGTTCGTTGCGCTCTTTGGAAAACTCGCGAATATATGCCTCATCGTATACGATCGTTTCAGCTGTCATTAATATTCCTCCTAGCTGCTGTGCTTCTATTTCTGGCCTACTGTTTCATCTTCAATGCCCAGTTCTGCTTTAATCCAATCATACCCTTCAGCTTCCAGGCGCTCAGCAAGCTCTGGGCCGCCAGATTTTACAATTCTCCCTTGCATCATGACATGGACTTTATCCGGCTTAATATAATTTAACAAACGTTGATAGTGTGTAATGATCAGCGCTCCAAACTCAGGATTCCTCATTTCGTTGACGCCTTTGGCAACAATTTTCAACGCATCAATATCAAGACCTGAATCAATTTCATCCAAAATTGCAATCTTCGGCTCAAGCATGAGCAACTGCAAAATTTCATTTCGCTTTTTTTCTCCGCCTGAAAAACCCTCATTTAAATAACGTTGGCTGAATGATTCATCCATATCAAGCAATTTCATTTTTTCATCAAGTTGGCGGATAAATTTCATTAGTTGAACTTCGTTGCCTTCCCCGCGCTTCGCATTGATGGCTGTTCTCATGAAATCCGCATTCGTTACACCACTGACTTCGCTCGGATATTGCATCGCAAGAAATAGACCTTCTCTTGCACGTTCATCAACTTCCATTTCAAGCAAGTCTTTGCCGTTGAACGTTACACTTCCTTGAGTGACTTCATATCTAGGGTGTCCCATAAGCGCAGAAGCAAGCGTTGATTTTCCTGTTCCGTTAGGACCCATTACGGCATGGATTTCTCCGCCCTTAATTTCAAGGCTTAAATCTTTAATAATCTCTGTATCTTCAATCGATACATGTAAATTATCAATTTTTAAATGTGGTGCTGTCATGAAAAATACCTCCAGTAGATGAATGTAATTTCGATGTTAGGTTATCATTTGCAAATGGGAAAGTTTTGCCTAACACCCACAATTTCTCAACATGAATATTGGTTTTTGTATTCTCAATCTATTCTCATTACAATCTTATAACAAATAAAAATGTTTATCAAGTAATGTCCCTCTATAGCAATTAGGCTATCCAAACAGATGAAAAGCCAGTCACCCATTGACTGGCTTTTCATCTATTTATCGTCATACTAATGATCTTTCACAGCGTCCTTGACAACCCAGCGGCTTTTCTTGTAGCTTTGTTCCCTTGTTTTTTCCACTTCAATCCGTTTTTCAAAGCTTTGGCAATATTCGTCAAATCCAAAACCATGCGCTTGATGCATTGCCCTTTCCATTTCACTTGTGTAATTCAAGTTTAATGGGGATAAAATAATAAACCAATCCTTTCAGTGTTTTTGATTTGGTTAACACTATGACCATACCCTAACATTTTAATGTTGAAACAACAAACGTCATATTTGTAGAAAATCAACCGTATCTCTCCTTCTGCCACGGGCAGGCCAGATGAACCTCATGGTTAGCAATAATCCTTAAAATCTCTGCGGAATCTATAAAGGCCTCTTAAACAGAGGCCGAAGTTATGCTGATTTTGCTTTTTGAAATGCTTGTTCAAGATCTTCAATTAAATCTTCGACATTCTCAATACCAACGGATAGGCGAATCATATCGGCACTGACACCAGCGCTTTTCAATCCTTCTTCATCAAGCTGGGAATGCGTTGTACTTGCTGGGTGGACGATTAAGCTTTTCGCATCACCGACATTGACAAGATGTGACCAAAGGTTTACAGAATTGATAACCTTTTCCCCAGCTTCTCTTCCGCCTTTGATTCCGAATACGATGATAGAGCCTGCCCCTTTTGGCAAATATTTCGCCGCAAGTTCTTTTGATTCATGATCTTCCAGTTCGGGATACGATACCCATTCTACATCAGGATGGTTCTTTAAGTACTTAACGATTTCTCTCGTATTGGCAATATGCTCTTTCATTCTTACGTGAAGGGTTTCCAATCCAAGCGCCAACTGGTGGGCGTTAAATGGGCTTAAAGAAGGACCCATGTCACGAAGCAGCTGAACGCGTGCTTTCGTAATAAATGCCTGATTCCCTAACGCTTCAGCGTATACTAATCCATTGTAGCTTGGGTCCGGCTCAGTGAAGCCCGGAAATTTCGGGGAGTTCCAGTCGAAATTGCCGCCATCAACGAGAAGGCCGCCCATTGTTGCTCCTGCGCCGCCGATCCATTTCGTTGCAGAGTGAACGACAATATTCGCCCCATGTTCAATTGGCCGGCATAAATATGGGGTACCGAACGTGTTGTCAACAATTAAAGGGATGCCATTTTCATTGGCAATCTTCGCTACTGCTTCGATGTCCAGTACGTTAAGCCCAGGATTGCCAATCGTTTCAGCAAAAATCGCTTTCGTCTTTGACGTGATCGCATTGCGGAAATTTTCCGGATCGGAAGGATCAACAAAAATTGTTTTTATTCCGTACTTTGGTAATGTAACAGCAAACAAATTGTATGTACCGCCATATAATGTGGAAGCAGCCAGGATTTCATCCCCTGTGCCGGCTATGTTCATAATAGCCATCGTAATCGCAGCCGAACCGCTTGCAAGCCCCAAGCTTCCAACCCCGCCTTCCATTTGTGTGATGCGTTCTTCTAAAGCACCAACGGTTGGATTCATAATCCGTGTATAAATATTGCCTGGTTCTGTAAGCGCAAAAAGATTCGCGGCATGTTCTGTATCTCTAAATTGGTAAGCGGTTGTCTGGTAAATTGGCAAGGCTCTCGATCCCGTCACAGGGTCGGCTTCAAGGCCAGCGTGAACGCCAAGTGTCTCTATACGATATTTTTTTTCTTCTGACATGGTCATTTCCTCCTTAATTCGCACTAAATACATTGGAATAATAAAACTTTAACAACGTTTCCTTCGATTGTCAATGTTATCTTTAGTTTTATTCCGAAAACTTAGTTAACAAATAGAATAATTTCTCCAACTCGCCGAAAGCGACGAAACGTTCGACCGGCTCTCCGTTTTTAAAAAATACGAGAATGGGAACGCTCATAATTTTAAATGGCTCAGCTAAATCAGGCATTCGATTCAGATCACAAGAAACGATGGGAAACGTTACATTCATTTTACTTATTACTGTTTCCAGCATATTTCTGGCAAGCTTGCACGTTCCACAAAACGGGGTGTGGAAAAAAGCAGCCACTAAAGGCTCTTCTTGTAATTTTGTTTTAAATTGTGTTTCATTCAATTCTGAAATCACGCAACTAAAACTCCAATCTCTTTACAGTTTCCTCATTAAAAAAATCCTAGCAGAGCATAAAAGCGTGCTGTAGGATTTTTTCGTTTTGGTTCTATTGAAATTCCCGCGGAAGTCGATTTGCCTTCCGAGAAGCGGGTTTTTCTTACGAAAAAAGGTTCTCTCCAGGCAAAATCGCCCCGCTAACATTTCATATAGGCAATTGTTCGATTATTCGTCCTCAGATACCATTTTTTCGTAGTCTTCCGCAGACATTAATTCATCGACTTCAGACATGTTCGTTGGTTCAATCACGATCATCCAAGCTTTTTCATAGGGTGATTCGTTTACGAATTCTGGGCTGTCATCAAGGTCTTCATTAATTTCAACGACCTTGCCGTTCACTGGCGCATATAGTTCTGAGACTGTTTTGACTGATTCTACACTTCCGAACGGCTCGTCCGCCTCTACTTCGGCGCCAACTTCAGGCAATTCGACAAAGACGATGTCGCCTAATTCCGATTGTGCGAAATCGGTAATGCCAACTCTTACATTGTTTCCTTCAACTTTTACCCATACGTGTTCATCTGAATAGCGTAAATCGTTTGGCAAGTTCATTGAAATCCCTCCAATAAATAACTTAATTGGTATCATTATGAATGATTATGATTTGTTTTACAACTTCCAAGCTTTCTCGTATAAATCTTCTTTAAAACCAACAGTTACGTTGTTTCCGTCAGTAGCGATTGGGCGTTTAATCAGCATGCCATCTGAAGCAAGCAGCTCAAGCATCTCTTCTTCAGATGCTGTTTTTAGACGATCTTTTAAACCGAGTTCACGGTATTTCATTCCACTTGTATTGAAAAATTTCTTCAACTCAAGTCCACTTTTTTCAAACAGGTCTTTTAACTGTTCTTTTGAAGGCGGGTTTTCGACAATATGAACTTCATTGAAGTCAATACCGTTTTCTTCTAGCCATTTTTTCGCTTTACGGCATGTCCCGCATTTCGGATACCAGTAAAATGTTAAAGCCAATGTTTTGTCCCCCCATCATATCATTTATCGGTATTCTAACAGCTTTTGTTTCAATTCATTTTCCATTGATAGCAAATCTTGTTCTGCCTGATTGCGTTTTGCACGGCCTTCCGCTTGAATGCGAAGTGTTTCTTCGATTGTAGCGATTAAGTTTTCCTGTGTTTTTTTCAATGTTTCAATATCGACGAGGCCCCGTTCATTCTCTTTCGCTGTTTCGATTGTATTTGTTTTGAGCATTTCCGCATTTTTTAACAAAAGCTCATTTGTTGTTTTCGATACTTGCTTTTGTGCTTCAACCGCATTGCGCTGGCGAAGCAAGGAAAGGGCAATCGCAATTTGGTTCTTCCATAGCGGGATCGCCGTTAAAATCGATGATTGAATTTTTTCGACTAGC contains:
- the sufU gene encoding Fe-S cluster assembly sulfur transfer protein SufU: MSFNNLDQLYRQVIMDHYKNPRNHGSLEDDAITINMNNPTCGDRIQLHLKVEDGKVADAKFSGEGCSISLSSASMMTEAIKGLPVEDALKMSGVFSEMIQGKDYASGNLDLGDIEALQGVSKFPARIKCATLAWKAMEKGLQNEE
- a CDS encoding arsenate reductase family protein codes for the protein MALTFYWYPKCGTCRKAKKWLEENGIDFNEVHIVENPPSKEQLKDLFEKSGLELKKFFNTSGMKYRELGLKDRLKTASEEEMLELLASDGMLIKRPIATDGNNVTVGFKEDLYEKAWKL
- the sufC gene encoding Fe-S cluster assembly ATPase SufC — protein: MTAPHLKIDNLHVSIEDTEIIKDLSLEIKGGEIHAVMGPNGTGKSTLASALMGHPRYEVTQGSVTFNGKDLLEMEVDERAREGLFLAMQYPSEVSGVTNADFMRTAINAKRGEGNEVQLMKFIRQLDEKMKLLDMDESFSQRYLNEGFSGGEKKRNEILQLLMLEPKIAILDEIDSGLDIDALKIVAKGVNEMRNPEFGALIITHYQRLLNYIKPDKVHVMMQGRIVKSGGPELAERLEAEGYDWIKAELGIEDETVGQK
- the gcvH gene encoding glycine cleavage system protein GcvH produces the protein MNLPNDLRYSDEHVWVKVEGNNVRVGITDFAQSELGDIVFVELPEVGAEVEADEPFGSVESVKTVSELYAPVNGKVVEINEDLDDSPEFVNESPYEKAWMIVIEPTNMSEVDELMSAEDYEKMVSEDE
- the sufB gene encoding Fe-S cluster assembly protein SufB; its protein translation is MAKKMPEIGEYKYGFRDKDVSIFRSERGLTREIVEEISRMKNEPEWMLEFRLKSLDQFYKMPMPQWGGDLSDLNFDEITYYVKPSEKSERSWDEVPEEIKRTFDKLGIPEAEQKYLAGVSAQYESEVVYHNMKKDLEDMGIVFKDTDSALKENEDIFREHFGKTVPPSDNKFAALNSAVWSGGSFIYVPKGVKCETPLQAYFRINSENMGQFERTLIIVDEGASVHYVEGCTAPVYTTNSLHSAVVEIIVKKDGYCRYTTIQNWANNVFNLVTKRAVCDENATMEWIDGNIGSKLTMKYPAVFLRGEGARGLTLSIAIAGKGQHQDAGAKMIHLAPNTTSSIVSKSISKQGGKTTYRGIVRFGRKAEGARANIECDALMMDNISTSDTIPYNEIMNDNISLEHEAKVSKVSEEQLFYLMSRGVSEQEATEMIVMGFIEPFTKELPMEYAVEMNRLIKFEMEGSVG
- a CDS encoding thioredoxin family protein codes for the protein MISELNETQFKTKLQEEPLVAAFFHTPFCGTCKLARNMLETVISKMNVTFPIVSCDLNRMPDLAEPFKIMSVPILVFFKNGEPVERFVAFGELEKLFYLLTKFSE
- the sufD gene encoding Fe-S cluster assembly protein SufD, which codes for MTAETIVYDEAYIREFSKERNEPEWLLELRIRGLKLSNELAMPKPDKTKIDNWNYTSFEHQVAAEAVGTLQELPQEVKELLDEEQPEGNIIVQRNATVAFKQLSEELKNKGVIFTDLRTAFQEHSELVKKYFMTEAVKIDKHRLTAMHAALLNGGTFLYVPKNVEIEVPLQAVYWQEDPASGLFNHVLIVAEDNSSVTYVENYLSTGSGKESVATIIAEVFAGPNALIRYGAVDNLGSSVTSYINRTGMVSKDGRIEWALGQMNDGNTVSENWTECIGDGSSADAKMVTIGRGKQIQNFLVRVDQIGKHSDGQIFAHGVMKDSATGVFNGIGKIHHGGTKSNAEQTSRILMLSEKARGDANPILLIDEDDVTAGHAASVGRVDDLQLYYLMSRGIDRLEAQRLIVHGFLEPVVATLPIEGVKQALVGLIERKIQ
- a CDS encoding cysteine desulfurase — protein: MNAKEIRQLFPILNQEVNGQPLVYLDSSATSQKPVQVIDVLSEYYKGYNSNVHRGVHTLGTKATDAYEGSREKVRKFINAASVEEIIFTRGTTTSLNIVAWSYARANLQEGDEIVLTPMEHHSNIIPWQQAAKATGATLKYIPLQQDGTISLDDVQDSVTNKTKIVAMTQVSNVLGSINPIKEVTKIAHEHGAVCVVDGAQSAPHMKVDVEELDCDFFAFSGHKMCGPTGIGVLYGKKEHLENMEPVEFGGEMIDFVELYDSTWKELPWKFEGGTPIIAGAIGLGAAIDFLEDIGLDEIAAYEHELADYALNRLESIEGFQVYGPRERAGIVTFNLEGVHPHDLATVVDQEGIAIRAGHHCAQPLMKWLDVTATARASFYLYNTKEDIDSLANALVKTKEYFGDVF
- a CDS encoding O-acetylhomoserine aminocarboxypropyltransferase/cysteine synthase family protein; the encoded protein is MSEEKKYRIETLGVHAGLEADPVTGSRALPIYQTTAYQFRDTEHAANLFALTEPGNIYTRIMNPTVGALEERITQMEGGVGSLGLASGSAAITMAIMNIAGTGDEILAASTLYGGTYNLFAVTLPKYGIKTIFVDPSDPENFRNAITSKTKAIFAETIGNPGLNVLDIEAVAKIANENGIPLIVDNTFGTPYLCRPIEHGANIVVHSATKWIGGAGATMGGLLVDGGNFDWNSPKFPGFTEPDPSYNGLVYAEALGNQAFITKARVQLLRDMGPSLSPFNAHQLALGLETLHVRMKEHIANTREIVKYLKNHPDVEWVSYPELEDHESKELAAKYLPKGAGSIIVFGIKGGREAGEKVINSVNLWSHLVNVGDAKSLIVHPASTTHSQLDEEGLKSAGVSADMIRLSVGIENVEDLIEDLEQAFQKAKSA